In Mastigocladopsis repens PCC 10914, a single window of DNA contains:
- a CDS encoding MFS transporter produces the protein MMQPSDLDTNILPLSQGYAKKQSRASVPKVTNHPSVPRSLSSPIQVHEMSAKDLFENQKSTSEIPKTDATNPSEQKSENQLTYSEANGKSNASEHSTQPPDIGSSGSNGEAASADKQEHGFLPIIKNPNFLALWGGQVFCQLSDKVYLVLMIAIINTQFQTSDQTISGWVSTLMMAFTIPAVLFGSVAGVFVDRWSKKAVLVATNVWRGLLVLAIPPLLWLTHDWQPLLGVLPVGFGILLGVTFLVSTLTQFFAPAEQAAIPLVVKEQHLLSANSLYTTTMMASVIVGFAVGEPLLAVADQVWSQLGGSHGLGKELVVGGSYALAGLILLLLVTHEQPQKTEKESPHIFTDLRDGFRYLRENRRLRNALIQLIILFSIFAALTVLAVRMAELIPGLKASQFGFLLAAGGVGIALGATLLGLFGQRFSYTQLSLCGCMGMAASLIGLSIFTQQLWVVLLLITLLGVSGSLVGIPMQTAIQTETPPDMRGKVFGLQNNVINIALSLPLAVAGVAETFVGLQTVFLGLAAMVFLGGILTWYTSSK, from the coding sequence ATGATGCAACCGTCTGATTTGGATACGAATATCCTGCCGTTGTCACAAGGCTATGCTAAAAAACAGAGTAGGGCATCGGTGCCTAAAGTAACCAATCACCCAAGTGTTCCAAGGTCTTTATCTAGTCCTATTCAAGTTCATGAAATGTCGGCAAAAGACCTTTTTGAAAACCAGAAAAGTACATCAGAAATACCAAAAACTGATGCTACAAATCCAAGTGAACAAAAATCGGAAAATCAATTAACTTATAGTGAGGCAAATGGCAAAAGTAATGCTTCCGAGCATAGTACGCAACCACCAGATATAGGTTCTTCTGGTTCCAATGGAGAAGCTGCATCAGCTGATAAACAAGAGCATGGTTTTTTGCCGATCATAAAAAACCCTAACTTTTTGGCTCTTTGGGGTGGTCAAGTCTTTTGTCAACTGTCAGATAAGGTGTATCTGGTTTTGATGATTGCCATCATTAATACTCAGTTTCAAACAAGCGATCAAACCATTAGTGGTTGGGTCTCGACGCTGATGATGGCTTTTACCATTCCCGCAGTCCTCTTCGGTTCCGTCGCTGGTGTATTTGTAGACCGCTGGTCGAAAAAGGCGGTGCTGGTAGCAACGAATGTTTGGCGCGGTCTATTGGTTTTGGCAATTCCACCATTGCTGTGGTTGACTCATGATTGGCAACCATTACTGGGAGTGTTGCCAGTGGGTTTTGGCATCCTCCTAGGGGTGACTTTCCTAGTTTCCACGCTGACGCAGTTTTTTGCACCAGCAGAACAGGCGGCAATTCCTTTAGTGGTGAAAGAGCAGCATTTACTTTCTGCTAACTCGCTTTACACCACAACAATGATGGCTTCGGTGATCGTCGGGTTTGCTGTTGGGGAACCATTGTTAGCTGTAGCAGACCAAGTGTGGTCGCAATTAGGTGGTAGTCATGGACTAGGCAAAGAACTTGTGGTGGGTGGCAGTTATGCGCTTGCTGGACTCATTTTGTTGCTGCTTGTCACTCATGAACAACCCCAAAAAACAGAAAAAGAATCCCCTCACATTTTTACTGACCTGCGAGATGGTTTCCGCTATCTCCGAGAAAATCGTCGCCTCCGCAATGCCCTCATCCAACTTATAATTTTGTTCTCCATATTTGCGGCATTAACCGTTTTAGCCGTTCGCATGGCAGAATTAATTCCGGGTTTGAAAGCCTCCCAATTCGGCTTTTTACTAGCGGCTGGAGGTGTTGGTATTGCTCTTGGAGCAACTCTTTTAGGTCTATTTGGTCAGCGCTTCTCTTATACCCAGTTAAGTCTGTGTGGATGTATGGGTATGGCAGCATCTCTCATTGGTCTGTCGATATTTACCCAACAGTTATGGGTCGTTTTGCTGTTGATAACACTCTTGGGTGTCTCTGGGTCACTCGTGGGTATCCCCATGCAAACAGCTATCCAAACAGAAACACCACCTGATATGCGTGGCAAAGTCTTTGGTCTGCAAAACAACGTGATTAATATTGCTCTGTCTTTACCCTTAGCAGTAGCAGGCGTAGCAGAAACCTTTGTCGGATTACAGACAGTCTTTTTGGGGTTAGCAGCGATGGTCTTTTTGGGTGGTATATTAACCTGGTATACCTCTTCTAAGTAG
- the recO gene encoding DNA repair protein RecO, with protein sequence MSKTYKATGINLKTQALGESDRLVTILTREFGLVRAVAPGSRKHNSSLGGRSGMFVVNELLIAKGRSLDKMTQAQTIKSYPGLAKNLGKLAASQYLAEIVLCQALSEQPQEELYELLNEHLSRLEALPSTEASEVLAHLAHGVFHLLALAGLTPEVQVCCLTARPLIPDFTNPNWQVGFSIPTGGTVCLTAWERLRKQRGVGGENFLSSSPSSSTPPTVHPATVKQKSSNYKTVIHRQEIPVVSSRLNATELAILQHLSQPEIVQDAAKSYGWLSVEQILRSYAQYHFGRPIRSAALIDSYFAANHDATV encoded by the coding sequence ATGAGTAAAACCTATAAAGCAACTGGAATTAATCTTAAAACCCAGGCTCTGGGAGAATCAGATAGACTAGTGACAATTTTGACACGAGAGTTTGGTCTAGTTCGAGCAGTTGCCCCAGGTTCACGTAAACACAACTCCAGCCTTGGTGGTAGGAGTGGAATGTTTGTGGTAAACGAGTTACTGATTGCTAAAGGGCGATCGCTCGATAAAATGACTCAAGCACAAACTATAAAATCTTATCCAGGTCTTGCCAAAAACTTGGGAAAGCTTGCCGCCAGCCAGTATTTAGCAGAAATAGTACTGTGTCAAGCCTTGAGCGAACAACCCCAAGAAGAATTATATGAGTTACTAAACGAACATCTCAGTCGCTTAGAGGCTTTGCCCAGCACGGAGGCATCTGAGGTTCTAGCACATCTAGCTCATGGGGTATTTCACCTTTTAGCTTTAGCTGGACTCACTCCCGAAGTACAAGTGTGTTGCCTCACTGCACGTCCTCTGATACCAGATTTCACAAACCCCAACTGGCAGGTGGGATTTAGCATACCAACTGGTGGAACGGTTTGCTTAACGGCTTGGGAACGCCTCCGAAAACAGAGGGGAGTAGGGGGAGAAAATTTTCTCTCGTCTTCCCCATCTTCCTCCACTCCCCCCACTGTTCATCCTGCTACTGTCAAACAGAAGTCTTCCAACTACAAAACAGTTATTCATCGGCAAGAAATACCAGTCGTATCTAGCCGCCTGAATGCCACAGAACTTGCTATACTCCAGCATCTGTCGCAACCAGAGATAGTGCAAGATGCAGCCAAAAGTTATGGCTGGTTATCTGTTGAGCAAATTTTGCGCTCTTATGCTCAATATCACTTTGGTCGCCCTATTCGCTCCGCTGCTTTAATAGATTCTTATTTTGCTGCCAACCATGATGCAACCGTCTGA
- the deoC gene encoding deoxyribose-phosphate aldolase: MAADHKDIDIAPFIDHTLLIPTATSEQVEQWCEEADRFHFAAVCVYPAHVRQAAELLHGKKPKVCTVISFPSGATTSATKLYEAQEAVENGAAELDVVINLGWLKAGKTEDVHREIAEICEETGQTVKVILETSLLTDEEKRIAAEICMEAGAAFLKTSTGWNGGATVEDVRLLKEVARERVGIKASGGIRSIDQALDLILAGATRLGTSRSIDLLRQRDRLDHSE, translated from the coding sequence ATGGCAGCAGACCATAAAGACATTGATATTGCGCCATTTATAGATCACACTCTGCTGATACCAACGGCTACCTCTGAGCAGGTTGAACAATGGTGTGAAGAAGCAGATAGATTTCATTTTGCGGCAGTTTGTGTATATCCAGCTCATGTGAGGCAAGCAGCAGAACTCCTCCACGGCAAAAAGCCCAAGGTTTGTACAGTCATTAGCTTTCCTAGTGGTGCAACGACTTCGGCAACAAAGCTGTATGAAGCTCAAGAAGCGGTGGAGAATGGTGCCGCTGAGTTAGATGTGGTGATCAACTTAGGCTGGTTGAAAGCAGGCAAAACTGAGGACGTGCATCGGGAAATTGCCGAAATTTGCGAAGAAACAGGGCAAACTGTGAAGGTCATTTTGGAAACAAGCCTGCTAACGGATGAAGAAAAAAGAATAGCAGCAGAAATATGTATGGAAGCTGGAGCAGCATTTCTTAAAACCAGTACAGGTTGGAATGGCGGTGCAACAGTAGAAGATGTACGACTTTTGAAGGAAGTCGCACGAGAGAGGGTGGGAATTAAAGCCTCAGGGGGTATTCGTAGCATCGACCAAGCTTTAGACTTAATCCTAGCGGGCGCTACCAGATTAGGGACGTCTCGCAGTATCGATTTGCTTCGTCAGCGCGATAGGCTGGATCATAGTGAGTAG
- a CDS encoding DNA cytosine methyltransferase codes for MRNCPTIFSFFTGLGFLDLGFETSGFNIVYVNEIFSPFMEAHRYSRATLNLPLPEYGYHHGEEGDVTKLTEGIQAIRLRELVKDCRKSTDIVGFIGGPPCPDFSIGGKNRGHLGDNGKLSASYVELICQQQPDLFLFENVKGLWKTKKHRWFFEALKQKLNQAGYILTERLINAIEYGVPQDRDRIILIGFRTQLIKDIGIEFDKENVLPEGTFPWKKHIFYPIEQVFSYNWSQSEQFKEDSILPCPDGIPQELTVEYWFRKNDVLNHPNAGHYFQPRAGIKKFATLDEGDDSKKSFKRLHRWRYSPTACYGNNEVHLHPYKVRRISAAEALAIQSLPANFVFPDNMSLTNMFKAIGNGVPYLASKALAQNILGFLATGDKNLYELTISTKVEVK; via the coding sequence ATGAGAAATTGCCCTACTATCTTCTCCTTTTTCACAGGTTTAGGTTTCCTTGATTTAGGTTTTGAAACCAGCGGTTTCAATATTGTCTATGTCAATGAAATATTTTCCCCATTTATGGAAGCACACCGCTATTCACGGGCTACTCTCAATTTGCCATTGCCAGAATATGGTTATCATCATGGGGAAGAGGGAGACGTAACCAAACTTACTGAAGGAATACAAGCAATTCGCCTACGGGAATTGGTAAAAGATTGCCGAAAGTCTACTGATATTGTTGGATTTATTGGTGGTCCTCCATGTCCTGACTTCTCCATAGGTGGAAAAAATCGAGGACACTTAGGAGATAATGGTAAACTATCTGCTTCCTACGTTGAATTAATTTGCCAACAGCAACCCGATTTATTTTTATTTGAGAACGTCAAAGGTTTGTGGAAGACAAAAAAACATCGTTGGTTTTTTGAAGCGCTTAAGCAAAAGTTAAACCAAGCTGGTTATATATTAACAGAACGGTTAATTAATGCTATTGAATACGGCGTGCCTCAGGATAGAGACAGAATTATTCTCATTGGTTTCCGAACTCAGTTAATCAAGGACATAGGGATAGAATTTGACAAGGAAAATGTTTTGCCTGAAGGTACTTTTCCTTGGAAAAAACATATTTTCTATCCTATAGAGCAAGTTTTTTCTTACAATTGGAGTCAGTCAGAACAATTTAAAGAAGATTCTATTCTGCCTTGCCCTGATGGTATTCCTCAAGAACTCACAGTTGAATACTGGTTTAGAAAAAATGATGTGCTAAACCATCCCAATGCTGGACATTATTTTCAGCCAAGAGCGGGTATTAAAAAATTCGCTACCCTAGATGAGGGAGATGATTCAAAGAAATCTTTTAAACGTCTTCACAGATGGCGTTACTCTCCCACAGCTTGCTATGGAAATAATGAAGTCCATTTACATCCCTACAAAGTTCGGCGCATTTCAGCAGCAGAAGCTTTAGCAATACAATCTTTGCCTGCTAACTTTGTATTTCCAGATAATATGTCATTGACAAATATGTTTAAAGCAATTGGTAACGGTGTGCCTTACCTAGCATCAAAGGCATTAGCTCAAAATATCCTTGGCTTTTTAGCAACTGGTGATAAAAACTTATATGAACTTACCATCTCAACAAAAGTTGAAGTAAAATAA
- a CDS encoding YcjF family protein, producing MVVKLRRPILVGGLGLSFSLWMLESWHDSLVQIGEFGLLSLLAVGGGLWLLKLNRTQDSSQLLNSMTVDRPTVEGAIAKAEAVVNQLAQEAESHPVLERLREQVAHLIAEIDRQEMIAAITGGKSVGKTTLIKVLESSWRQEIQQTVSFQETPPLFLEASEKSDAAVLASANTSDIVLFLTNGDLTDSEFQTLQQLKAANQSTILIFNKQDQYLPDERFSVLESLKQRASSIVVATAGSPLAVKVRKHQEDGSVQEWLETPAPDIQQLTSQLGEMLAQQGQQLVWATTMRKALLLKAEAKNLLNGTRRDRAVPVIEQYQWIAAAAAFANPVPALDILATVAINAQMVMDLGGLYQQKFSLEQAQTVAGTMGGLMLKLGLVELSSKAVGTVLKSNAITFVAGGAVQGVSAAYLTRIAGLSLVEYFQQQEVAMNSEGGLNLDKLRQTLQNVFQQNQQIGLLQSFVKQGVKRLMPEVQQPQLIESQTIA from the coding sequence ATAGTTGTGAAGTTGCGGCGACCGATTTTAGTGGGAGGATTGGGACTGTCCTTTTCTTTATGGATGTTAGAAAGTTGGCACGATTCACTTGTGCAGATAGGTGAATTTGGCTTATTGAGTCTCTTAGCAGTTGGCGGCGGTTTGTGGTTATTAAAGCTAAATCGCACTCAAGATAGTTCTCAACTGCTCAACAGTATGACTGTAGACCGGCCAACGGTGGAAGGGGCGATCGCCAAAGCCGAAGCCGTGGTTAACCAACTGGCACAAGAAGCAGAAAGTCACCCAGTCCTAGAGAGATTGCGAGAACAAGTTGCCCATCTCATAGCTGAGATAGACAGACAAGAGATGATCGCTGCTATCACTGGCGGGAAATCAGTAGGTAAAACGACTTTAATTAAAGTCCTAGAGTCTAGCTGGCGGCAAGAAATACAGCAAACAGTCTCTTTTCAAGAGACACCACCTTTGTTTCTAGAAGCAAGCGAAAAGTCAGATGCAGCTGTTTTGGCTTCTGCCAACACATCTGATATTGTTCTGTTTCTGACAAACGGTGATTTAACAGATTCAGAATTTCAAACTTTGCAACAGCTAAAAGCAGCAAATCAAAGCACAATTTTGATTTTTAACAAACAAGATCAGTATTTGCCAGACGAACGCTTTAGTGTGTTGGAGTCGCTGAAACAAAGGGCGTCCTCAATTGTCGTAGCAACTGCGGGGTCTCCCCTTGCCGTCAAAGTACGTAAGCATCAAGAAGACGGTTCTGTGCAAGAGTGGCTGGAGACGCCAGCGCCAGACATCCAACAGTTGACTTCTCAGTTGGGCGAAATGTTGGCACAGCAAGGACAGCAGCTGGTGTGGGCAACCACGATGAGGAAAGCCCTTTTGCTGAAAGCTGAGGCGAAAAACTTGCTCAATGGAACCAGACGCGATCGCGCTGTACCAGTTATTGAACAATACCAGTGGATAGCAGCGGCGGCGGCATTTGCCAACCCAGTCCCAGCACTTGATATCTTGGCAACAGTGGCAATTAATGCCCAGATGGTTATGGATTTGGGTGGTCTCTATCAGCAGAAATTTTCCTTGGAACAAGCGCAAACTGTTGCTGGAACAATGGGAGGTTTGATGCTGAAACTGGGTTTGGTGGAACTGTCTTCCAAAGCGGTAGGTACAGTGCTGAAGAGTAACGCTATCACCTTCGTTGCTGGTGGCGCAGTGCAGGGGGTTAGTGCAGCTTATCTGACTCGCATAGCCGGTTTAAGCCTAGTCGAGTATTTCCAACAGCAGGAAGTCGCTATGAATTCTGAAGGTGGCTTGAATCTCGACAAGTTACGGCAAACCTTGCAAAACGTGTTTCAGCAGAACCAGCAGATTGGTTTGTTGCAAAGTTTTGTTAAGCAAGGCGTAAAACGTTTAATGCCAGAAGTACAGCAGCCACAACTCATTGAATCTCAGACAATTGCCTAG